GCCCAGGCCTATTGGTTCATTTACGATATTGCTGCCTCGATGATCCAGAGTCAGGGCACCAGCCAGGGTACCTTCTTCGACACCGAGACCATGGAGCCGTTGGTGAAAAACGAAGCCTTCGCCAAGGCTCTGGAAATCAACATGGCCACCACCGAATTCGGTCCTCCCGATGAGCTGAACCTGGACGTGGGCGACACCCGCAGCCTCTTCACCTCTGGCCGCTGTGCTCTCTCCCTGGATTGGGGAGACATCGGCACACTGGCCATCGATCCTGACACCTCCGTCGTACAGGACAAGACCGGCGCGATGATCTTGCCCGGTTCCACCGAGGTGTTGGATCGAGAGACCGGCAAGTTGGTGCCCTGCGACGACGAGACATGCCCCTACGCGATCGATGGTGTGAATCACGCGCCTTTCGCTGCCTTTGGTGGCTGGTCGGGCGGCATCAACGCGGCGGCCGACGATCTCGTCAAGGCCGCAGCCTACGACTTCTTCTCCTACATGGCCCAGCCTGCACAGGCCAATGTGGACGTGACCATCGGGTTGACCGGTTTCAACCCCTACCGGACTTCCCAGTTCCTGAATCGCAAGGGTTGGGTGGAAGCGGGCATGAGTCCTCAGGCCGCTGCCGACTATCTGGGCGCCATCGAGGGTAGCCTGGCCAGCCCCAATATGGTGCTCGATCTTCGCATCCCGCAAAACCAGCGCTACCAGCAGGTGGTGTTGGACCAGGCGGTGAGTCAGTTCATGGCTGGCGAGATCACGGCCGAAGAGGCCATGGAACAGATCTACGTTGGCTGGGAGGAGATCACCGAGGAATTGGACCGCGAGGACCAACTCAAGGCTTACACTGGCACGTTGGGCGCCGAATAACAACCCTCCACCGGGCGAGTCTCAGCCTAGCATTGAGCGCAGGGTGAAGGCTTTCCCTCTTCCCGGTGTCGCATGGCTCGAAATTCGGGCCATGCGACACCGGTGCCACTGCGGATCAAACCGGCAATAAAATGAGAAGCGGGCCTGCTTATGACAGTCGATGACAGATCATCGGAGCTGACGACAGCAAGGAGTGATCCAGGGATGGAACAACCTGGATTATGGGGGCGGGTTCAGAGGCGATTCGAGGGGTCTGCCAACAGTGTTTTCATCTGGCCAGCCATTCTGATGGTTCTGTTCTTGTCCATCTTTCCTCTGATCATCTCTCTTTACCTGGCCTTCTCACGCCTGAAGTTTGTGCCCGGTGGCTTCGAAATCAAATTCGTTGGTCTGGCCAATTTCCGAAAGCTCCTGGTTGGCACCGAAAAAAACCATTTCCTGGGCAAGACCAGCCATCCATCCCTGCTGGGTTGGCTGTTGTTCGTACTCTTCGTGGGCTTGCTTTTATTATTCCTCCTCCGGTATATCAGGGGAAGTGAGTTTTCTATCGGGGGGCTGATCTTCCGTGGGGTGATTGTCGCCGTCCTGACCCTCTTTGCCTGGCTGGTGATTCAGACACTTTCGCCTGGGGGCCGTCCAGGAACCATGGTGATTACCTGGGTGTATGTCTTCGTCGGGATTGCGATCCAGTATACGCTGGGCTTGGGGTTGGCCCTGCTGGTCACCCAGCCGTTGCCGGGCAGGCGTTTCTTTCGGGTTGTGTTCCTATTGCCGATGATGATCACACCGGTCGGTGTGGCCTATATGTTTCGCATGATGACCGATACCGACAAAGGTCCCTTGCAACCGATTTGGCAGGCAATGGGGCTTGGGCTTTATTCCTGGGTGACTGATCCCTGGGGCGCGCGCAGTGCCGTCATGATCGGTGATATCTGGCAATGGACGCCCTTCATGTTCATCGTGTTGCTGGCTGCGCTCGAAGCCCAATCGATCGAGCAGCGGGAGGCCGCTCTGGTCGACGGCGCCAATCGCTGGCAAATCCTGCGCAACATCACCATGCCCCAGATCTTTCCCGTGAGCCTTACATTAGTGTTGATCCGCATGATCGAAGCCTTCAAGATCGTCGATCTTCCCAATGTTTTGACCAATGGAGGACCGGGCACTGCTACCGAGTCGTTGACCTTGCATTCGTGGATTTCGTGGCGAACCCTGGATATCGGCGGTTCGGCGGCCATTGCTTATTCCTTGCTTCTGGTGGTCACCTTCTTTGGCATCGCCTATGTCAATATCCTGCGCACCCGGGTCGCGGAGTGACTCAGTCATGTTTGAGAGAATCTTTAAGTCCAAGTCGGTGTTGAGTATGTCTCCCATTGAGATGACTCTCTCCTACATCCTGTTGATCGGTTGGGCCATCGTATGCCTGTTCCCCATCTATTGGCTGGCGGTCACGTCGCTGAAACTTCCGATCGATGTCAACATGGGACCCTATTATGTTCCCTTTGTTGATTTTGAGCCCTCGGGCCACGCATGGGAGTACATCCTGGCTGGCGACCTGGCCCGTGATACCCGGCGCAACTATGCCAATACGGTTGTGGTCGCGTCGGTCAGTGCTGTCATCGCCCTGATCCTGGGTACGGCTGCTGCCTACGCGTTGACTCGCTTCGATTACAATC
This window of the Chloroflexota bacterium genome carries:
- a CDS encoding sugar ABC transporter permease — translated: MEQPGLWGRVQRRFEGSANSVFIWPAILMVLFLSIFPLIISLYLAFSRLKFVPGGFEIKFVGLANFRKLLVGTEKNHFLGKTSHPSLLGWLLFVLFVGLLLLFLLRYIRGSEFSIGGLIFRGVIVAVLTLFAWLVIQTLSPGGRPGTMVITWVYVFVGIAIQYTLGLGLALLVTQPLPGRRFFRVVFLLPMMITPVGVAYMFRMMTDTDKGPLQPIWQAMGLGLYSWVTDPWGARSAVMIGDIWQWTPFMFIVLLAALEAQSIEQREAALVDGANRWQILRNITMPQIFPVSLTLVLIRMIEAFKIVDLPNVLTNGGPGTATESLTLHSWISWRTLDIGGSAAIAYSLLLVVTFFGIAYVNILRTRVAE
- a CDS encoding extracellular solute-binding protein gives rise to the protein MKTKLGLSLSLLVLLSLIMSACVAAPPPQVQVVKETVEVIKEVQVPAEPDAKPYEGVEINILTFTGPQIAEPLQRRGPDFAELTGAQVNVVVVPFSDLYQKILTDVATGTDSFDAWVFAPQWMVDFIVPGYVEDLTEKIANDPDLEWDDVAPFFRNFSASYQGSIYTIPLDGDFHMGYYRTDLIDEPPTTWDEYLAIAAEFHGQDLNGDGDPDYGSCISKKRGAQAYWFIYDIAASMIQSQGTSQGTFFDTETMEPLVKNEAFAKALEINMATTEFGPPDELNLDVGDTRSLFTSGRCALSLDWGDIGTLAIDPDTSVVQDKTGAMILPGSTEVLDRETGKLVPCDDETCPYAIDGVNHAPFAAFGGWSGGINAAADDLVKAAAYDFFSYMAQPAQANVDVTIGLTGFNPYRTSQFLNRKGWVEAGMSPQAAADYLGAIEGSLASPNMVLDLRIPQNQRYQQVVLDQAVSQFMAGEITAEEAMEQIYVGWEEITEELDREDQLKAYTGTLGAE